A region of Arabidopsis thaliana chromosome 5, partial sequence DNA encodes the following proteins:
- a CDS encoding P-loop containing nucleoside triphosphate hydrolases superfamily protein (P-loop containing nucleoside triphosphate hydrolases superfamily protein; FUNCTIONS IN: ATP binding; INVOLVED IN: apoptosis; LOCATED IN: cellular_component unknown; CONTAINS InterPro DOMAIN/s: NB-ARC (InterPro:IPR002182); BEST Arabidopsis thaliana protein match is: P-loop containing nucleoside triphosphate hydrolases superfamily protein (TAIR:AT5G45490.2); Has 3890 Blast hits to 3878 proteins in 196 species: Archae - 0; Bacteria - 10; Metazoa - 0; Fungi - 8; Plants - 3872; Viruses - 0; Other Eukaryotes - 0 (source: NCBI BLink).): MTQEDSSRGLTSVGRVDFTNRFADRYNEWLGTTGDETKQVEDRVETDSGLPGHDIYGFENEIKSLQHFLLDQKSYKLFKSLVVVGEYGVGKTALCQQIFNDYDVRNAYAPRIWVSMHSNESKEGLDGKICVLKTILKGLGVEESMFESIHREVVEEVSNRQEAGEIDGETAKEKEISALLYALHLNLRWKKYLIVFDDVQEIDNWDEKLDAKLNEGEKWGKYLSDGFPKGSGGRVIYTTRDENLAKNLVVQKHEIHRLWPLSDSNSVWKIYEAMIQKREKESPRNDKKCIDELMNKSRGLPLAARLLAELDPMLFDDGKANQNGSKDGKTDSVDNPNSEESKTKPL; encoded by the coding sequence ATGACTCAAGAAGATTCATCGCGCGGATTAACAAGTGTAGGCAGAGTTGACTTCACAAATCGGTTCGCTGATAGATACAACGAATGGCTAGGGACAACTGGTGACGAAACAAAACAGGTGGAGGATCGTGTGGAAACTGATTCTGGACTTCCAGGTCATGATATCTATGGTTTCGAGAATGAGATCAAATCATTGCAACACTTCTTGTTGGATCAAAAGTCTTACAAGCTGTTCAAGAGTCTTGTGGTTGTCGGAGAATACGGTGTTGGGAAGACAGCATTATGCCAGCAGATCTTCAATGATTATGATGTGAGGAATGCTTATGCCCCGAGGATTTGGGTATCTATGCATAGCAATGAATCTAAGGAGGGACTTGATGGGAAGATATGTGTGTTGAAGACGATCTTGAAGGGTCTTGGAGTTGAAGAGTCAATGTTCGAATCCATCCATAGAGAAGTAGTAGAAGAAGTTTCAAACAGGCAGGAAGCTGGAGAAATTGATGGAGAGACGGCTAAAGAGAAGGAGATCTCTGCTCTGCTCTATGCACTTCACTTGAATCTGAGGTGGAAGAAGTATCTGATTGTGTTTGATGATGTCCAGGAGATCGATAACTGGGACGAGAAACTCGATGCGAAACTCAACGAGGGTGAAAAATGGGGAAAGTATCTTTCAGATGGATTCCCTAAAGGGTCTGGTGGGAGGGTCATATACACGACCAGAGATGAGAATCTGGCGAAGAACCTTGTTGTTCAGAAACATGAGATCCATCGTCTTTGGCCGCTATCTGATTCTAACAGTGTTTGGAAGATATATGAAGCAATGATccagaagagagagaaagagtctCCAAGGAACGACAAGAAATGTATAGATGAGCTGATGAACAAGTCTCGTGGTCTTCCTCTGGCTGCTAGACTGTTGGCTGAGCTTGATCCCATGTTGTTTGACGATGGAAAGGCTAACCAGAACGGTTCTAAAGATGGAAAAACCGACTCAGTCGACAACCCCAATTCAGAAGAGAGTAAAACTAAACCTCTGTAG